The Microcella sp. genome includes the window CTCGCTGCGCACTTCGACGACCGGAGACTCGGCGCCCACGACGATGCCGCTGAGCGGCAGCACGCGCTGAGTGCCGGCAGCGACCACGATGCCGCTCAAGCCGGGGGCGGTGACCGGCCCGTTCTCGGTGAAGACGCGCAGGCTGACGGTGGCGTCGACCGCGCCCGCGTTGGTCAGCACGATCCAGGTGGTGCGGCCTGTCGTCGTCGAGCCGGCCACGAGCCACGCCGATCGGCCCGGAGTGAGGCACTCTGAGGCGGCGAGTCCGGCGACGTCGCTCGTGCGGGCGCGCACCGACTCGCTGGCCGCGAGCGCCTCTGCGGGAGCCTCTTTCGGCAGCGTCACCACCACGGCGCCGCCGTCGAGGGCGTCGCTCTGCACGATCGTCGACTCGCCGAGCCCGGTGCCGGCGCTGCGACGCTGAGGGTCGGCGACGGCGGCGACCTGAGGGTTCTCGCCGCGCGTGAGGCCCAGCACCGAGCCCGCGCAGACGAGGGTCTGGTCGGCACGGTCAGGAGTCACCGTGATCGCGAGCGCGTCGGGGGCCAGTGCGGGGCTCGGCACGAACAGCACGCCGGCGACGAGCGCCGCGGCGGCGGCTGCGGCGCCGAGTGCGAGGGTGGCGCGGCCTGAGGCGACGAGCAGGGCGCGAGTCGTGCCGGGTGCGCGCGGGGGTTTCGCTGCGTGCTCGGGGTGCGCGGCGTGCTCGGGTTGCGCGGCGTGGTGGCGTCGCGCGGCGCGACCTTCGCGAGAGTGCTCGTTTGTGGCAAGAGTCGCAGAACTTTCAGCGACCGATGCCACATTCGGCCCATCTCGCGGCGGCTCGGGCGACGTGGGCGACTCGGCGGCGGGCGACGCGGGCGACTCGGGGGCGGGCGACGTCGGCGGCAGGGCCGACGACTCGGGGTGCTCGGGCGACTGCGGGTCACTCATCGTCATCACCTGCCTCGAAGGTCGTGGCGGGTCCCTCGTCGACCGCCGAGTCGGTGCGGGCTCGCCTCGGCCCCAGACTGGTCGGCACGGCGAGCAGCAGGGTGAGGGCCAGGATGCCCAGCTGAACCCCGAGAATCGCCGCGGTCGAGGCGGGGCGAGCTGGGTCGCCCGCCCGGCTCGTGTCGTCGGCGACGACGCGGTAGAGGCGGCCGGCGTCGGTGTCTCCGACGGGCACGAGCTGGGCGTTGCCGTCGAGCGCAGCGACGGCGGTGTCGGCGGCCGCCGACGCCGCCGGCGCGCTCTCGAGCAGCACGAAGCGCACGTCGAGGGCGTCGAGCTCGGCAGTCAGGTCTCGGCCGCTGGGGGCGACGAGGTTGGCGACGATCTCGGCGACGGTGGTCGACTCGGCGATGCCCTGCAGCACGGACGCGTCGCTCGAGCCCGAGCCGGCGACGGCGGCGAGGTCGCCGCCGCTCGTGCCGGGCAGCCCGCTGCCGACGAGCGCGCGGGTGGCGACGATGGTGCGCTGCTCGATGAGGGTGCGCCCGGCTCCGTGGTCGATGCGGGCCGCCACCCGCGAGTCGATCGGGGTCAGCACGAGCGTCGCGACTCCGGGGTCGGTGGCCGCTTCGGCGGCGACGAGGGCGGGCAGGGTGCGCGCGTCGGTGCTCGTGACGGCGGCAGTGCCGGTGAGCACGGCGATGGCGGCAGGCGCGGCGACGAGGGCTGCGGCGATGACGGCCAGGGTGGCGAGAGCGGCAGCCAGCACGCGGGGCCGGCGCGGCGTGGTGCGCACGGTGGCTGGCCGGGCTGCGAGCCCGTCGATGCCGATCGCGGCGGCAAGCGCGAGGCCGAGGGCGGCGAGGCTCACTGCGGGCCCGACATCGAGCGGCACGGGCTGCCCGGCGGCGGTCACGACTGAGACGCTCGAGATCGCCCAGGCGGTGGCGATGCCGAGCGCGGCGAGGGCGAGCGGCACGATGCTGCGGCGTGCGTCTGGCAGAGCCAGCCCGAGCAGCGCGAGGGCGACGACGGGCAGCATGAGCATGGCCAGCACGAACGGCAGCAGCAGCCCCTCGGCTGGCATGAGCGCGGCGAGGGGGCCGAGCAGGGGCCCGAGGTCGGGCCACCCGAGCACGATGCCCGTCGGCGAGCTGGGGCCAGGAGCCACCTGCAGACCTGGGTCGGCGAGCAGCCCCAGGGGCGTGCCGCGCATCACCTGGTCGATGACGAGCGGCGTGAACAGTGCCAGTGCCGGAACCGGCAGCGTCAGCAGTCGGCCGATGCGGCGAGGGTGGGCGAGCATCCACAGCACCCAGGCGATGACGAGCGGAAAGACGAGCGTAGGTGCGGCGGCAGTGACGGCGGCGCCGAGCAGTCCGGCGACGGCAGTGGCGCTCCACGAATGCGGGGCACGGGCCGCGGCGACGACGAGCCACGGCAGGGCCACGTGGGCGACGAGGGCTGCCGGGCGCCCTTCGGTGATGGCGACGAGCAGCGCAGGCGCGAGCGCCCACAGCACGGCGGCGACGACGGCGGGGGCAGTGCGGCGCACCAGTTCGGCGGCCGCCCACCACGCCCCGAGAGCCGAGAGCGGCATGGCCACGATGACGAGCACGGCGAGCGAGAGCGAGGGTTGCCACGGCGTGAGCAGGCCGAGCAGGGCGAGAACGAACGCGAAGGGGTCTGCCGCCCCGAGAGCCGTGCGCTCGATGCCGGCCAGCAGCGACGGCACGTCGGCCGCGAGCGGAACGAACGCCCCACCCACGATCGCCGACGCCGCCCCCAAGGGCGCGAACAGTGCGGCGCCGAGCAGGCCGAAGAGGGCGACCACGAGGGCTCCGCCCGGGGTGAACGGCGGCCGCGGCGGCCGAAGGTCGGGGGCCGCACTCAGCCGGGCATCGCGTTCGATCGCGCGACGCTGACGCACTTCGTCGCGCGGCAGGCGCAGCGGTGCGATCGCCGCCCACCCCATGGTGCGGCCGCGCGAGAGCCGACGGCGGGCGTTCGGCACGGCCGAGCCCGAAAACGCCACCGCGAGCGCCGCCGCGAACTCGCCCGTCACGAGGGCGGGCCGCTTGGCGAGCAAGTGCCCGAGGGCGCGCACGACGGCGAGCGGCAGCAGGCTGAGCCAGTGCAACGCCACGACGAGGGCGGGGGCGTAGACGAGTCGCCGGTGCAGTTGCGCCGTGCGCCGCACGCGGGCGATGGTGCGCTGCGAGACGCGCGGGCGCGGCCCGGGGCGTGCGGCGAGCGAGGTGCCCTCGTGCACGAACACCCGCGCCTGCGGCACGCCGATGACCCGATGACCGGCAAGACGGATGCGCACGCACAGATCGAGCGCGGCGTCGACCGTCGGCAGCGCAGGGTCGAAGCCTTCGACCTGGTTGTAGACCGCGCGCCGCACGAGCAGCCCGGCTTCGCTCATGGCGAGCACGTCGCTCGTGCGGTCGTGCTGGGCCTGGTCGAGCTCGCGCTGCGCGAACGCGATGGAGGCCCCGTATTCGGTGAGTGTCTCGCCGTAGCCGACGATCATGGTCGGATGCGCGGCGTCGAGCTGCTTGGGGCCCGCGGCTGCGACCGACGGCGCGATCTCGACGGCGGCGAGCAGCCGCTCGAGCGCACGTGGGTCTGGAGTGGTGTCGTGGCGCAGCAGCCACAGCCACTCGTCGACTCCGCCGTAGGGCGACTGGGTCTGCTCGATGACCGGCAGGGCGCCGAGCCCGCGGTGCACGAGCTCACCGAACGACACTGCCGCACCCGCCGTGACGAACTGGGTGGGGGCGATGGCGGTGAGCTGGGCCGTGGCCGCGTCGTCGCCGGCGGCGTCGACGACCACGAGCAGGTCGGGGTGGCGGGTCTGGTGGGTGAGGGCATCCAGCGTCTGCTGCAGCACGTCGCCGCCGCGGCGGGCGACGACGATCGCGATGACTCGAGGCTGCACGACTACGACCCTACGGTGAGCGGTGCGCGGCGGCAGTCGCGCGCGCCGAGGCTGACACGATGCGAGCGTTGCGCGAGATCACTCAGGCGCGTCGACGCAGCTTGCGGCGCTCGCGTTCGCTCAGGCCACCCCAGATGCCGAAGCGCTCGTCGTTCTGCAGGGCGTATTCGAGACACTCGGTCTTGACTTCGCACGAGGTGCAGATCTTCTTGGCGTCTCGCGTCGAGCCGCCCTTCTCAGGAAAGAAGGCTTCGGGGTCGGTTTGCGCACACAGCGCGTCGGCCTGCCAAGCGAGAGCGTTGTCGTCGTCGTCGAGGGCCGACCGGCGCCGCACCCCCGGCACGCCCAGGCGCACCGGGTCGACGAACCAATCACCCGGCACACTGTTGCGATATTCGCTCATGGCCCCAACTCCCTCCCCCGCGTGACCCCCGCCCAACGGGATGCCCTAATTACACTCGTGTCATTCGCTCGCGTCAAGTCGCGGATAGTAAAAGGTTCGACCCACTATTCAGAGTTGCGACGCGCCGACAAAACCGCTATCGCGGCGAGGGATTCTCAGCATCGCGAGACTGCGTGCGCGCTCGCCACGCTGACTCCACCATCTCGGCGAGCGTGTGGCGCATCTGCCATCCGAGGTCGCGCGCGGCGAGTTCGCCGCTCGCCACGATGCGCGGCGGGTCGCCCAGCCGCCGTTCGGCAAGCTCGGGCTCGACGCTCACGCCAGTGACCTCGGCAACGGCATCCATGATCTGCCGCACCGAGACGCCGTCGCCCGAGCCGAGGTTGTATGCGGGCTCGATCGGCTCGCCCGCTTCGAGTCGACGTGCAGCTTCGACGTGGGCGAAGGCGAGGTCGGCCACGTGAATGTAGTCGCGCACGCACGTGCCGTCAGGCGTCGGGTAGTCGGTGCCATAGATGCGCGGCTGTCGACCCTCGACGAGTGCGTCGAACACGAGCGGAAACAGATTGTGCGGGCTCGTGTCGCGCACGGCCGCATCGCCCGAGCCGACCACGTTGAAGTAGCGCAGGCTCGTGTGGCGCAGCCCCGCGGCGACACCTTGATCGCGCAACAGCCACTCGCCGATGAGTTTCGACTCGCCGTAGGGCGAGGTGGGGCTCTTCGGTGTGTCTTCGACGACGAGGTCGACGTCGACGGCTCCGTAGACGGCGGCCGACGACGAGAACACGCACTGGCCGACGCCGTGCCGCTGCATCGACTCGAGCAGTGTGATCATGCCCGTCACGTTCTGCTCGTAGGTGTGCAGTGGACGCTGCACGCTGACTCCGGCGTACTTGAAACCTGCGACATGAATGACCCCGGTGACGGCGTGGTTGCTGAGCGCAGCATCCACCGCATGGTTGTCGAGAATTGATGCGCGCACGAACGGCACGCCCTCAGGAACGAAGGCGGCGTGCCCGCTCGAGAGGTCGTCAATGACGACGGGGCTCATGCCCGCCGCGGTGAGAGCGCGCACAACGTGCGCCCCGATGTAACCGGCTCCGCCGGTGACCAGCCACGTCATGCATTCACCGTTGTCGGGTGCTCGCCCGTCGCGATTACGACTCGGCCACCGCCGCGCACGGTGAGAACCGCGTCATCGCAGAACACTGCCTGGCCGCATTCAAGAGCGAGCGAGTCTTGCAGGGTGATGGACCCCTCGAAGCACAGCACAATCGCGCAGCCGCCCGCGTCGACCGTAGCCCGCCCGCCCACGGCAGCCCCATCAACAACGGTGAGTGCAAAGTCGACCACGTCGGGCTCGAAGCGCAGCACTCCTGGCGACAGCACCGTAGGTTCGATGCGCGGCTCAGGCAGCGGTCGTACGTCGAGCACGCTCATGAGTTCGGCGACGTCTACGTGCTTGGGGGTGAGACCCCCGCGCAACACGTTGTCGCTCGCGGCCATCACTTCGATGGCGAGGCCGTGCTGATACGAGTGGATGTTGCCGGTCGGCAGGTAGAGCGCCTCACCCCTGCGCAGCACGACCGTGTGCATGAGCAACGAGAGCGCCACACCAGGGTCGCCGGGGTAGTACCGCGCGAGGCGCCGCACGGTCTCCCAACTCTCAGAGTCTGCGTCGAGCGTCTCGATGCGGTGGGCGAGGTCGACGACAGCATCCACCACGGTGTCAACGCCGTCTCCGCGCTCGATCAGCCATCGCACCACGTCGGGCAATGCCGCAGCGTCGGTCAGACGCTCGAGGAAAGGGGCGAGCTTGGTCGAGCCGGTAGCGTCGCCCGCGCGCTGCAGTTCTTCGCGTGCCGTACCGACCGAGCGGAACCCGGCGAGCGCGATGAACGGGTCGCTCAGGGCGTAGATGAGTTCTGGCTTGTGCAGCTGATCTTTGTAGTTGCGCGTGGGGTCGTCGAGGGCGATGCCGGCGGCGTTCTCGCGAGCGAACCCGTCGCGAGCCTGAGCGATGGTGGGGTGCGCCTGCAGCGAGAGCGGTTCAGCGGCGGCCAGCACTTTGAGCAAGTACGGCAGCTTCTGCCCCCGCGCCGTCAGATAGCTGGCGAGATCGGGTTCGCTGGCTCCCGCCACAATCGATGCCGGTGATGCGGGGTGGTCACCAAACCACAACTCTGCTTCAGGGCCTCCCGACGGCGTCGCACCACGTAGCTCGGCGATCGCGGTCGTCGAACCCCAGGCGTAGGGGCGCGGAGTGTTCTCTATGCGCAGCAACACGGCACGTGCTTTCAGTAGGCGAAGGGTGTGGCGCCACCGTATCAATAGTCGATTGTCGAACACTCGCTCTCGCGCTCGTGACACTGTTTCGGCTACCGTGCATATACACATGAGAATCGGGGGATTCGTGCTGAACTTGCGTGCAATTGGGGTGTCGACCGTGCTCGCCGTTGTGGTGACGGGTCTCGCGGGCGTGCCCGCGGCGGGTACTGCCGAGTCTGAGTCGTCGTACATCGTCGAGTTGGCGCCCGGCGAGACGCCGTTCGCCGTCAGCTCAGATGTCGTCGATGAGAGTGCGATCACCGAGACTTTCGACTCGGTGTTGACTGGGTTCGCGGCAGAATTAACGTCGAGCGAGGTCGAAGACCTGCGGTCAAGCCCCGGCGTCGTCGCGGTGTATGAAGACCAACCGGTGTCGATCAGCGCGACGCAAGCTGATGCTCCGTGGAACCTCTCGCGGCTCGATCAGAGCACTCCCCCTGCAGACAACTTCTATACGTACCCCGACACGGCGGGCAGCGGCACGCGCATCTATGTGGTCGACACCGGAATCTCGCCCAATGCATCGCAATTTGGTTCTCGGCTGTTGCCAGGCATGACGGCCATTCTTGATGGACGGGGCACCGCCGATTGCAACAGCCACGGCACACACGTCGCGGGTATCGCCGCCAGTACCACCTACGGCGTCGCCAAGCTTGCAAACGTGGTTCCGGTGCGCGTCTTCGGCTGTTCAGGCGAGACCTACACCTCAACAGTTCTTACCGGCCTCGATTGGATCTTGGCCAACCACCCCTCCGGCGTTCCGGGTATTGTCAACATGAGCTTGGTGTCGGTAGACCCCGTTGCCCCTGGCACGCCCGACCCCCTCACCAACGCGGTCAACACCATGTCGAACCAGGGCTTCGTCATGGTCGTGGCGGCGGGCAACAGCAATGCTGACGCATGCAACTACACTCCATCGCGTGCCGCAGACGCGCTGACGGTCGCAGCGACAACCTCGACGGATGCCCGCGCGAGCTACTCGAACTTCGGCACGTGCGTCGACCTCTTTGCTCCCGGCTCATCGATCTCGTCACTGCAGTGGAACAACCCGGGCGGCTCGAGTGTCAAGTCGGGCACGTCGATGGCAGCACCGCACGTTGCCGGCATTGTGGCTGTGGGGTGGGGCATGGCACCGTCATCGACAGCCTCCGCCATCGTGACGCAAGTCATCGGCCAGGCGCTGCCCAACCAGGTCACGAGTCAAGGCCCGGGCTCGACTCGCCTGCTTTCCTCGCTCACTGCGCTCAACGGCGGGTCGATCACCTACCCCTCGACCACTGGCGCACTCGCAATACTGAAGGCCTATTTCGCAGGCGGAGGCACTTCTGGACCACTAGGTGCGCCGAGCACCGATTTGCAAACCCTCAGCTGCCCGCAGGGCGCCTCGAACTGTCTGGCGCAATTCGC containing:
- a CDS encoding DUF5719 family protein, which codes for MSDPQSPEHPESSALPPTSPAPESPASPAAESPTSPEPPRDGPNVASVAESSATLATNEHSREGRAARRHHAAQPEHAAHPEHAAKPPRAPGTTRALLVASGRATLALGAAAAAAALVAGVLFVPSPALAPDALAITVTPDRADQTLVCAGSVLGLTRGENPQVAAVADPQRRSAGTGLGESTIVQSDALDGGAVVVTLPKEAPAEALAASESVRARTSDVAGLAASECLTPGRSAWLVAGSTTTGRTTWIVLTNAGAVDATVSLRVFTENGPVTAPGLSGIVVAAGTQRVLPLSGIVVGAESPVVEVRSEGGSVAATLQHSIVRGLDASGISIVTPLEAAATRHVIPAMPVIGGQAVLERASDEGNADALTALRMLAPGDSPVDVTVRLIPQSGDAGVALTTTLEPQAVLDLPFTDLLDGDYSIVVESSAPTVVAARTSTAGTSGIDLEWFTPVAEIEPGTEVLAAVAPVGQSVTAFIHVFAPDADATVTVDGRTVDVPAGTGLVLESATNAAVQLSTTAPLHASVSYRGDSLLASSRILPPPAAARPVTVLPY
- a CDS encoding glycosyltransferase, which gives rise to MQPRVIAIVVARRGGDVLQQTLDALTHQTRHPDLLVVVDAAGDDAATAQLTAIAPTQFVTAGAAVSFGELVHRGLGALPVIEQTQSPYGGVDEWLWLLRHDTTPDPRALERLLAAVEIAPSVAAAGPKQLDAAHPTMIVGYGETLTEYGASIAFAQRELDQAQHDRTSDVLAMSEAGLLVRRAVYNQVEGFDPALPTVDAALDLCVRIRLAGHRVIGVPQARVFVHEGTSLAARPGPRPRVSQRTIARVRRTAQLHRRLVYAPALVVALHWLSLLPLAVVRALGHLLAKRPALVTGEFAAALAVAFSGSAVPNARRRLSRGRTMGWAAIAPLRLPRDEVRQRRAIERDARLSAAPDLRPPRPPFTPGGALVVALFGLLGAALFAPLGAASAIVGGAFVPLAADVPSLLAGIERTALGAADPFAFVLALLGLLTPWQPSLSLAVLVIVAMPLSALGAWWAAAELVRRTAPAVVAAVLWALAPALLVAITEGRPAALVAHVALPWLVVAAARAPHSWSATAVAGLLGAAVTAAAPTLVFPLVIAWVLWMLAHPRRIGRLLTLPVPALALFTPLVIDQVMRGTPLGLLADPGLQVAPGPSSPTGIVLGWPDLGPLLGPLAALMPAEGLLLPFVLAMLMLPVVALALLGLALPDARRSIVPLALAALGIATAWAISSVSVVTAAGQPVPLDVGPAVSLAALGLALAAAIGIDGLAARPATVRTTPRRPRVLAAALATLAVIAAALVAAPAAIAVLTGTAAVTSTDARTLPALVAAEAATDPGVATLVLTPIDSRVAARIDHGAGRTLIEQRTIVATRALVGSGLPGTSGGDLAAVAGSGSSDASVLQGIAESTTVAEIVANLVAPSGRDLTAELDALDVRFVLLESAPAASAAADTAVAALDGNAQLVPVGDTDAGRLYRVVADDTSRAGDPARPASTAAILGVQLGILALTLLLAVPTSLGPRRARTDSAVDEGPATTFEAGDDDE
- a CDS encoding WhiB family transcriptional regulator, coding for MSEYRNSVPGDWFVDPVRLGVPGVRRRSALDDDDNALAWQADALCAQTDPEAFFPEKGGSTRDAKKICTSCEVKTECLEYALQNDERFGIWGGLSERERRKLRRRA
- the galE gene encoding UDP-glucose 4-epimerase GalE, whose product is MTWLVTGGAGYIGAHVVRALTAAGMSPVVIDDLSSGHAAFVPEGVPFVRASILDNHAVDAALSNHAVTGVIHVAGFKYAGVSVQRPLHTYEQNVTGMITLLESMQRHGVGQCVFSSSAAVYGAVDVDLVVEDTPKSPTSPYGESKLIGEWLLRDQGVAAGLRHTSLRYFNVVGSGDAAVRDTSPHNLFPLVFDALVEGRQPRIYGTDYPTPDGTCVRDYIHVADLAFAHVEAARRLEAGEPIEPAYNLGSGDGVSVRQIMDAVAEVTGVSVEPELAERRLGDPPRIVASGELAARDLGWQMRHTLAEMVESAWRARTQSRDAENPSPR
- the manA gene encoding mannose-6-phosphate isomerase, class I; translated protein: MLLRIENTPRPYAWGSTTAIAELRGATPSGGPEAELWFGDHPASPASIVAGASEPDLASYLTARGQKLPYLLKVLAAAEPLSLQAHPTIAQARDGFARENAAGIALDDPTRNYKDQLHKPELIYALSDPFIALAGFRSVGTAREELQRAGDATGSTKLAPFLERLTDAAALPDVVRWLIERGDGVDTVVDAVVDLAHRIETLDADSESWETVRRLARYYPGDPGVALSLLMHTVVLRRGEALYLPTGNIHSYQHGLAIEVMAASDNVLRGGLTPKHVDVAELMSVLDVRPLPEPRIEPTVLSPGVLRFEPDVVDFALTVVDGAAVGGRATVDAGGCAIVLCFEGSITLQDSLALECGQAVFCDDAVLTVRGGGRVVIATGEHPTTVNA